The following are encoded together in the Bos indicus x Bos taurus breed Angus x Brahman F1 hybrid chromosome 24, Bos_hybrid_MaternalHap_v2.0, whole genome shotgun sequence genome:
- the LOC113883035 gene encoding myosin regulatory light chain 12B yields MSSKKAKTKTKKRPQRATSNVFAMFDQSQIQEFKEAFNMIDQNRDGFIDKEDLHDMLASLGKNPTDAYLEAMMNEAPGPINFTMFLTMFGEKLNGTDPEDVIRNAFACFDEEATGTIQEDYLRELLTTMGDRFTDEEVDELYREAPIDKKGNFNYIEFTRILKHGAKDKDD; encoded by the exons ATGTCGAGCAAAAAGGCAAAGACCAAGACCAAGAAGCGCCCCCAGCGTGCGACCTCCAACGTGTTCGCCATGTTTGACCAGTCCCAGATTCAGGAGTTCAAGGAGGCCTTCAACATGATCGACCAGAACAGGGATGGGTTCATCGACAAGGAAGACTTGCATGACATGCTTGCTTCTCTAG GGAAGAATCCAACCGATGCGTACCTGGAAGCCATGATGAACGAGGCTCCAGGGCCCATCAACTTTACCATGTTCCTCACCATGTTTGGGGAGAAGCTGAACGGCACAGACCCAGAAGACGTCATCAGAAATGCTTTTGCCTGCTTTGATGAAGAAGCAACTG GCACCATTCAGGAGGATTACCTGAGAGAACTGCTGACCACAATGGGAGACCGGTTTACAGACGAGGAAGTGGACGAGCTGTACAGAGAAGCACCTATTGACAAAAAGGGGAATTTCAATTACATCGAGTTCACTCGAATCCTTAAGCATGGAGCGAAAGACAAAGATGACTGA
- the LOC113883034 gene encoding myosin regulatory light polypeptide 9 isoform X2: MDSTATMSSKRAKTKTTKKRPQRATSNVFAMFDQSQIQEFKEAFNMIDQNRDGFIDKEDLHDMLASLGKNPTDEYLDAMMNEAPGPINFTMFLTMFGEKLNGTDPEDVIRNAFACFDEEATGTIQEDYLRELLTTMGDRFTDEEVDELYREAPIDKKGNFNYIEFTRILKHGAKDKDD; this comes from the exons ATG GATTCAACTGCCACCATGTCGAGCAAAAGAGCAAAGACCAAGACCACCAAGAAGCGCCCCCAGCGCGCGACCTCCAACGTGTTCGCCATGTTTGACCAGTCCCAGATTCAGGAGTTCAAGGAGGCCTTCAACATGATCGACCAGAACAGGGATGGGTTCATTGACAAGGAAGACTTGCATGACATGCTTGCTTCCCTGG GAAAAAATCCAACTGATGAGTATCTGGATGCCATGATGAACGAGGCTCCAGGTCCCATAAATTTTACCATGTTTCTCACAATGTTTGGTGAAAAGTTAAATGGCACAGATCCAGAAGATGTCATCAGAAATGCTTTTGCTTGCTTTGATGAAGAAGCAACTG GCACCATTCAGGAGGATTACCTGAGAGAACTGCTGACCACAATGGGAGACcggtttacagatgaggaagtggacGAGCTGTACAGAGAAGCACCTATTGACAAAAAGGGGAATTTCAATTACATCGAGTTCACACGCATCCTTAAGCATGGAGCGAAAGACAAAGACGACTAA
- the LOC113883034 gene encoding myosin regulatory light polypeptide 9 isoform X1, which produces MSSKRAKTKTTKKRPQRATSNVFAMFDQSQIQEFKEAFNMIDQNRDGFIDKEDLHDMLASLGKNPTDEYLDAMMNEAPGPINFTMFLTMFGEKLNGTDPEDVIRNAFACFDEEATGTIQEDYLRELLTTMGDRFTDEEVDELYREAPIDKKGNFNYIEFTRILKHGAKDKDD; this is translated from the exons ATGTCGAGCAAAAGAGCAAAGACCAAGACCACCAAGAAGCGCCCCCAGCGCGCGACCTCCAACGTGTTCGCCATGTTTGACCAGTCCCAGATTCAGGAGTTCAAGGAGGCCTTCAACATGATCGACCAGAACAGGGATGGGTTCATTGACAAGGAAGACTTGCATGACATGCTTGCTTCCCTGG GAAAAAATCCAACTGATGAGTATCTGGATGCCATGATGAACGAGGCTCCAGGTCCCATAAATTTTACCATGTTTCTCACAATGTTTGGTGAAAAGTTAAATGGCACAGATCCAGAAGATGTCATCAGAAATGCTTTTGCTTGCTTTGATGAAGAAGCAACTG GCACCATTCAGGAGGATTACCTGAGAGAACTGCTGACCACAATGGGAGACcggtttacagatgaggaagtggacGAGCTGTACAGAGAAGCACCTATTGACAAAAAGGGGAATTTCAATTACATCGAGTTCACACGCATCCTTAAGCATGGAGCGAAAGACAAAGACGACTAA